A DNA window from Paralichthys olivaceus isolate ysfri-2021 chromosome 11, ASM2471397v2, whole genome shotgun sequence contains the following coding sequences:
- the traf4a gene encoding TNF receptor-associated factor 4a: MPGFDYKFLEKPKRRFQCPLCSKAMREPVQVSTCGHRFCDTCLQEFLSEGVFKCPEDQLPLDYAKIYPDPELEQQILALPIRCIHSEEGCRWTGQMKQLQGHFSTCAFNVIPCPNRCSVKLTRRDLPDHLQHDCPKRKVKCEFCGSEFTGEAYENHQGVCPQESVYCENKCGARMMRRLLSQHSMAECPKRTQPCKYCGKEFVFDTIQNHQYHCPRFPVQCPNQCGTPNIAREDLANHVKDNCGSALVLCPFKDAGCKHRCPKLAIGRHLEDTTKSHLTMMCNLVGRQRQEILELRREMEELSVSHDGVLIWKLNDYSRKLQEAKLRSNHEFFSPPFYTHRYGYKLQVSAFLNGNGSGEGSHLSVYIRVLPGEYDSLLEWPFSYKVTFSIMDQSDPSLSKPQHITETFNPDPNWKNFQKPCSSRNSLDESTLGFGYPKFISHEEIKKRNYIRDNCIFIKASIEIPQKIMA, translated from the exons tGAGGGTGTGTTCAAGTGTCCAGAGGATCAGCTGCCGCTGGACTATGCCAAG ATCTACCCGGATCcggagctggagcagcagatCCTGGCTCTGCCCATCCGCTGCATCCACAGTGAGGAAGGCTGCCGCTGGACCGGCCAGATGAAGCAACTGCAG GGCCACTTCTCCACCTGCGCCTTCAATGTGATACCCTGCCCCAATCGCTGCTCCGTCAAGCTGACGCGCCGCGACCTACCCGACCACCTGCAGCACGACTGCCCCAAGCGCAAAGTCAAGTGCGAGTTTTGTGGCAGCGAGTTTACTGGTGAAGCCTACGAG aACCACCAGGGTGTGTGTCCACAGGAGAGCGTTTACTGTGAGAACAAGTGCGGGGCGAGGATGATGCGTCGTCTGCTGTCCCAACACAGCATGGCCGAGTGTCCCAAACGCACGCAGCCCTGCAAGTACTGTGGCAAGGAGTTTGTCTTTGACACAATTCAG AACCACCAGTACCACTGCCCTCGGTTTCCTGTCCAGTGCCCAAACCAATGCGGGACACCCAACATTGCCCGAGAGGACCTGGCCAATCACGTGAAGGACAACTGCGGCAGTGCCCTCGTCCTCTGCCCCTTCAAAGACGCCGGCTGCAAACACAGG TGCCCCAAACTGGCCATCGGTCGTCATCTGGAAGACACCACTAAGTCTCACCTGACTATGATGTGTAACCTGGTGGGTCGCCAGCGGCAGGAGATCCTCGAGCTGCGAAGGGAGATGGAGGAGCTTTCTGTCAGTCACGATGGCGTCCTCATCTGGAAACTCAACGACTACTCACGCAAGCTCCAGGAGGCCAAACTCCGAAGCAACCATGAGTTCTTTAGCCCGCCCTTCTACACTCACCGTTATGGCTACAAGCTGCAGGTGTCTGCGTTCCTGAATGGTAACGGCAGCGGCGAGGGCTCCCACCTCTCCGTCTACATCCGCGTGCTGCCCGGAGAGTACGACAGCCTGCTGGAGTGGCCCTTCTCCTACAAGGTGACTTTCTCCATCATGGACCAGAGCGACCCGTCACTCTCCAAACCCCAGCACATCACCGAGACCTTCAACCCCGACCCCAACTGGAAAAACTTCCAGAAGCCCTGCAGCAGCCGCAACTCGCTGGACGAGAGCACACTGGGCTTCGGCTACCCCAAGTTCATCTCCCACGAAGAGATCAAGAAGAGGAACTACATCCGAGACAACTGCATCTTCATCAAGGCTTCTATAGAGATCCCCCAGAAGATAATGGCTTAA